A DNA window from SAR324 cluster bacterium contains the following coding sequences:
- a CDS encoding transporter substrate-binding domain-containing protein, translating into MKRFIIAATLMLFAGWVHAADLGGKVLRIGSDTTYPPMEMVDEKTGEIIGFDVDLVDAICERINCVPQFVTTAWDGIFAALQQSEFDMVVSGVSITPERDKQMDFSDPYLVVSQAIMVRVDDEGMTLDGMKGAGRKLASQTGTTNAQLAEELVGRNNVALFDTFAAAVQALRNGDVDGLVIDGTSAAAYEQQFAGELVVGIRGLNSDPLGLVFREGDGMVDAFNTGLAQVKADGTLDKLVLKYWSE; encoded by the coding sequence ATGAAAAGATTCATTATTGCCGCAACTTTAATGCTTTTTGCTGGTTGGGTGCACGCCGCTGATTTAGGTGGCAAAGTGCTACGCATTGGCTCAGACACCACGTACCCTCCAATGGAGATGGTGGATGAAAAAACTGGAGAGATCATTGGTTTTGATGTGGACCTGGTTGATGCCATCTGTGAGCGAATCAACTGTGTACCCCAGTTCGTGACCACAGCCTGGGATGGAATCTTTGCTGCGCTACAGCAGAGCGAATTTGATATGGTCGTCTCTGGTGTTTCCATCACACCAGAACGTGACAAGCAAATGGACTTCAGTGATCCATATCTCGTGGTTAGCCAGGCAATCATGGTCCGTGTTGATGACGAGGGTATGACACTGGATGGCATGAAAGGGGCTGGTCGCAAGCTGGCTTCACAAACTGGAACCACCAATGCTCAACTTGCCGAAGAGTTGGTTGGCCGTAACAATGTCGCTCTTTTCGATACCTTTGCCGCTGCAGTTCAGGCCCTGCGTAACGGTGACGTCGATGGCCTGGTGATTGATGGCACCTCAGCTGCGGCTTACGAGCAGCAATTTGCTGGTGAATTGGTTGTTGGCATTCGTGGTCTCAACAGTGACCCTCTGGGACTGGTTTTTCGTGAGGGGGATGGGATGGTCGACGCCTTTAACACCGGTCTTGCCCAGGTCAAAGCTGATGGTACTCTCGATAAGCTCGTCTTGAAATACTGGAGCGAATAA